A section of the Carassius carassius chromosome 17, fCarCar2.1, whole genome shotgun sequence genome encodes:
- the gpr161b gene encoding G-protein coupled receptor 161 isoform X1, protein MNTSSNESLLGNTTDVRHSSAWVVESVVILAIALFVCLGNLLVVLTLYRKPYLLTPSNKFVFSLTLSNLLLSVLVLPFVVASSLNGEWLFGVVWCNFTALLYLLISSASMLTLGAIAIDRYYAVLFPMVYPIKITGNRAAVAIVYLWLHSLLGCLPPLFGWSTFEFDHLKKTCTVAWYHDISYTAFWVAWCCLIPLFAMLVCYSLIFRVARHKARKVHCGSVVVVQEPPSSNRNGRKNSTASVSSVGSRKGFIYAGSQCKALVTILMVVGTFLMTWGPYVVVICTEAVWGRGSVSPGLETMVTWLSFISAACHPLIYGLWNKTVRKEMLGMCCADRHYRETFISRHRKSRLFSISNRITDLGMSPHLTAMLAGGGQVLGACSSTGDTGFSFSQDSGTDIMLLDNCSEGAESSHYSALVVKRRSSVMFEDQVEQQSKADEDQPQCLVKAEIHQVIDSFASSMAKAIESDARLLLFGTESLTDSVSSCRPAQRSSHYPDGQRLRLESIDEGIVNDDKVEDDEDEIEEICA, encoded by the exons GGCAATCTGCTCGTTGTGTTGACCCTTTATCGGAAGCCCTACCTCTTAACGCCAAGCAATAAGTTTGTCTTCAGCCTGACGCTTTCAAACCTCTTGTTGTCGGTCCTGGTGCTGCCGTTTGTCGTTGCCAGCTCTCTTAATGGAGAATGGCTGTTTGGTGTTGTATGGTGCAACTTCACAGCACTGTTGTATCTGCTCATCAGCTCTGCCAGCATGCTCACGCTGGGAGCCATTGCCATCGACAG GTATTATGCAGTGCTGTTCCCAATGGTCTACCCTATCAAGATCACGGGGAATCGTGCAGCGGTGGCCATAGTCTACCTGTGGCTGCACTCTCTGCTGGGCTGCCTGCCTCCTCTGTTTGGCTGGTCCACATTTGAGTTTGACCATCTCAAGAAGACCTGTACTGTTGCCTGGTATCATGACATCAGCTACACTGCATTCTGGGTTGCATGGTGCTGCCTGATTCCACTGTTTGCCATGCTGGTGTGCTATAGCCTTATCTTCCGTGTGGCACGACACAAAGCTCGCAAGGTGCACTGTGGCTCGGTTGTGGTAGTCCAGGAGCCCCCGTCCTCCAATAGGAACGGACGAAAGAACTCCACCGCCTCGGTTTCTTCTGTCGGGAGCCGGAAAGGTTTTATCTACGCCGGAAGCCAGTGTAAAGCCCTGGTCACCATTTTGATGGTGGTCGGCACCTTCTTGATGACGTGGGGGCCGTATGTGGTAGTAATCTGCACCGAGGCAGTTTGGGGGCGAGGAAGTGTGTCACCGGGACTGGAGACGATGGTGACCTGGCTGTCGTTCATCAGTGCTGCCTGTCATCCTCTCATATACGGGCTGTGGAATAAAACTGTAAGAAAGGAGATGCTTGGCATGTGCTGTGCTGACCGCCACTACCGGGAAACATTCATTAGTCGCCACAGAAAGTCCCGCCTCTTTAGCATCTCTAACCGAATCACAG ATCTTGGTATGTCTCCGCATCTGACGGCCATGTTGGCTGGTGGAGGCCAGGTTTTAGGTGCTTGCAGCAGCACAGGAGACACTGGCTTTAGTTTTTCCCAGGACTCAG GTACAGATATCATGTTGCTGGATAACTGTTCTGAAGGAGCAGAAAGCTCACACTACAGTGCTTTAGTCGTCAAGCGCAGGAGTTCAGTGATGTTTGAGGACCAGGTTGAACAGCAGTCTAAAG CAGATGAGGATCAGCCTCAATGCCTGGTGAAGGCGGAGATACACCAGGTGATTGACAGCTTTGCATCCAGTATGGCCAAAGCCATCGAGAGCGATGCCAGACTTCTGCTGTTCGGTACAGAGTCTCTGACTGACAGCGTTTCATCGTGTCGACCCGCACAGAGGAGCTCACACTACCCAGATGGACAGAGGCTCCGTCTGGAGAGCATCGATGAGGGAATCGTTAACGATGACAAGGTTGAAGATGATGAGGATGAAATCGAGGAAATATGTGCATAA
- the gpr161b gene encoding G-protein coupled receptor 161 isoform X2: MNTSSNESLLGNTTDVRHSSAWVVESVVILAIALFVCLGNLLVVLTLYRKPYLLTPSNKFVFSLTLSNLLLSVLVLPFVVASSLNGEWLFGVVWCNFTALLYLLISSASMLTLGAIAIDRYYAVLFPMVYPIKITGNRAAVAIVYLWLHSLLGCLPPLFGWSTFEFDHLKKTCTVAWYHDISYTAFWVAWCCLIPLFAMLVCYSLIFRVARHKARKVHCGSVVVVQEPPSSNRNGRKNSTASVSSVGSRKGFIYAGSQCKALVTILMVVGTFLMTWGPYVVVICTEAVWGRGSVSPGLETMVTWLSFISAACHPLIYGLWNKTVRKEMLGMCCADRHYRETFISRHRKSRLFSISNRITDLGMSPHLTAMLAGGGQVLGACSSTGDTGFSFSQDSGTDIMLLDNCSEGAESSHYSALVVKRRSSVMFEDQVEQQSKDEDQPQCLVKAEIHQVIDSFASSMAKAIESDARLLLFGTESLTDSVSSCRPAQRSSHYPDGQRLRLESIDEGIVNDDKVEDDEDEIEEICA, from the exons GGCAATCTGCTCGTTGTGTTGACCCTTTATCGGAAGCCCTACCTCTTAACGCCAAGCAATAAGTTTGTCTTCAGCCTGACGCTTTCAAACCTCTTGTTGTCGGTCCTGGTGCTGCCGTTTGTCGTTGCCAGCTCTCTTAATGGAGAATGGCTGTTTGGTGTTGTATGGTGCAACTTCACAGCACTGTTGTATCTGCTCATCAGCTCTGCCAGCATGCTCACGCTGGGAGCCATTGCCATCGACAG GTATTATGCAGTGCTGTTCCCAATGGTCTACCCTATCAAGATCACGGGGAATCGTGCAGCGGTGGCCATAGTCTACCTGTGGCTGCACTCTCTGCTGGGCTGCCTGCCTCCTCTGTTTGGCTGGTCCACATTTGAGTTTGACCATCTCAAGAAGACCTGTACTGTTGCCTGGTATCATGACATCAGCTACACTGCATTCTGGGTTGCATGGTGCTGCCTGATTCCACTGTTTGCCATGCTGGTGTGCTATAGCCTTATCTTCCGTGTGGCACGACACAAAGCTCGCAAGGTGCACTGTGGCTCGGTTGTGGTAGTCCAGGAGCCCCCGTCCTCCAATAGGAACGGACGAAAGAACTCCACCGCCTCGGTTTCTTCTGTCGGGAGCCGGAAAGGTTTTATCTACGCCGGAAGCCAGTGTAAAGCCCTGGTCACCATTTTGATGGTGGTCGGCACCTTCTTGATGACGTGGGGGCCGTATGTGGTAGTAATCTGCACCGAGGCAGTTTGGGGGCGAGGAAGTGTGTCACCGGGACTGGAGACGATGGTGACCTGGCTGTCGTTCATCAGTGCTGCCTGTCATCCTCTCATATACGGGCTGTGGAATAAAACTGTAAGAAAGGAGATGCTTGGCATGTGCTGTGCTGACCGCCACTACCGGGAAACATTCATTAGTCGCCACAGAAAGTCCCGCCTCTTTAGCATCTCTAACCGAATCACAG ATCTTGGTATGTCTCCGCATCTGACGGCCATGTTGGCTGGTGGAGGCCAGGTTTTAGGTGCTTGCAGCAGCACAGGAGACACTGGCTTTAGTTTTTCCCAGGACTCAG GTACAGATATCATGTTGCTGGATAACTGTTCTGAAGGAGCAGAAAGCTCACACTACAGTGCTTTAGTCGTCAAGCGCAGGAGTTCAGTGATGTTTGAGGACCAGGTTGAACAGCAGTCTAAAG ATGAGGATCAGCCTCAATGCCTGGTGAAGGCGGAGATACACCAGGTGATTGACAGCTTTGCATCCAGTATGGCCAAAGCCATCGAGAGCGATGCCAGACTTCTGCTGTTCGGTACAGAGTCTCTGACTGACAGCGTTTCATCGTGTCGACCCGCACAGAGGAGCTCACACTACCCAGATGGACAGAGGCTCCGTCTGGAGAGCATCGATGAGGGAATCGTTAACGATGACAAGGTTGAAGATGATGAGGATGAAATCGAGGAAATATGTGCATAA